In Penaeus chinensis breed Huanghai No. 1 chromosome 19, ASM1920278v2, whole genome shotgun sequence, a single genomic region encodes these proteins:
- the LOC125035368 gene encoding uncharacterized protein LOC125035368 isoform X2: MTGVNSLIIVTVVFLLQEKGQADVLSEKLAIVTVLNRPVVRLAHIDLENQTCQTDADCAQYLPSLDLALSIVSTVPSAPYCSDIDDTNSTASRRCTCGDGKCVSYTREFGKGTILYYCGPCSHVGAQCEMKDTCQHEMAECRDNYCMCKNDGDFYEFSFCEIPYIGYEMTLQIAIIVCIVIAMCLLLASVYSIINVRRLRDLRELARQRRGRRADSEMGESQTISEDSPPVYDEVVGNLPSYQDALAMTEVPSSTVVGETQRDDTAEATASRDRASDQESNTSSAGSPREPDNEVDDAEGHRTEHQTHIQQALDTTLVVRGNGHSETLQEQSSEGSRPQESEDENDPEEVISSVSRLRESQSIQTRF; encoded by the exons ATGACTGGTGTAAACAGTTTAATTATCGTTACGGTGGTCTTCCTGCTTCAGGAAAAGGGCCAGGCTGACGTGCTGAGTGAAAAATTGGCCATCGTTACCGTTCTGAATAGACCCGTTGTGAGGT TGGCACACATCGACCTCGAAAACCAGACATGCCAAACGGACGCCGACTGCGCACAGTATCTTCCCAGCCTCGACCTAGCTCTCTCCATAGTGAGCACAGTTCCATCCGCCCCGTACTGTTCGG ACATCGATGACACGAACTCTACAGCTTCTCGGAGATGTACCTGTGGCGACGGAAAATGTGTGTCTTATACGAGAGAATTCGGAAAGGGAACCATTCTTTATTACTGCGGCCCCTGTA GTCATGTCGGCGCCCAGTGTGAGATGAAAGACACTTGTCAACACGAAATGGCAGAATGCAGAGACAACTACTGCATGTGCAAGAACGATGGAGACTTTTACGAATTCAGTTTCTG TGAGATCCCTTACATCGGATATGAAATGACGTTACAAATCGCAATCATTGTGTGTATTGTCATTGCAATGTGCCTCCTCCTGGCTTCGGTCTACAGCATCATCAATGT GCGACGACTTCGAGACCTGAGAGAGCTGGCGAGGcaaagacgaggacgaagagctGATAGCGAGATGGGagaa TCTCAGACCATTTCCGAGGACTCTCCTCCAGTTTATGACGAGGTGGTGGGCAATCTGCCGTCTTACCAGGATGCTCTTGCTATG ACCGAGGTTCCTTCGTCCACGGTCGTCGGGGAGACCCAGCGTGATGACACAGCTGAGGCAACGGCGTCTCGAGACCGTGCGAGTGATCAGGAGAGCAACACTTCGTCGGCTGGGTCTCCGAGAGAACCTGATAACGAAGTCGACGACGCAGAGGGTCATAGGACAGAACACCAAACGCATATTCAACAGGCACTTGATACAACGTTAGTCGTTCGGGGAAATGGTCATTCAGAGACCCTCCAGGAACAGTCTTCAGAAGGGAGTCGTCCACAAGAGAGTGAGGATGAAAATGACCCCGAGGAAGTAATTTCTTCGGTGTCTCGTCTTCGCGAGTCTCAGTCAATTCAAACGAGATTTTAA
- the LOC125035368 gene encoding uncharacterized protein LOC125035368 isoform X1, whose amino-acid sequence MTGVNSLIIVTVVFLLQEKGQADVLSEKLAIVTVLNRPVVRLAHIDLENQTCQTDADCAQYLPSLDLALSIVSTVPSAPYCSDIDDTNSTASRRCTCGDGKCVSYTREFGKGTILYYCGPCSHVGAQCEMKDTCQHEMAECRDNYCMCKNDGDFYEFSFCEIPYIGYEMTLQIAIIVCIVIAMCLLLASVYSIINVRRLRDLRELARQRRGRRADSEMGESQTISEDSPPVYDEVVGNLPSYQDALAMTSKPNPAFQTEVPSSTVVGETQRDDTAEATASRDRASDQESNTSSAGSPREPDNEVDDAEGHRTEHQTHIQQALDTTLVVRGNGHSETLQEQSSEGSRPQESEDENDPEEVISSVSRLRESQSIQTRF is encoded by the exons ATGACTGGTGTAAACAGTTTAATTATCGTTACGGTGGTCTTCCTGCTTCAGGAAAAGGGCCAGGCTGACGTGCTGAGTGAAAAATTGGCCATCGTTACCGTTCTGAATAGACCCGTTGTGAGGT TGGCACACATCGACCTCGAAAACCAGACATGCCAAACGGACGCCGACTGCGCACAGTATCTTCCCAGCCTCGACCTAGCTCTCTCCATAGTGAGCACAGTTCCATCCGCCCCGTACTGTTCGG ACATCGATGACACGAACTCTACAGCTTCTCGGAGATGTACCTGTGGCGACGGAAAATGTGTGTCTTATACGAGAGAATTCGGAAAGGGAACCATTCTTTATTACTGCGGCCCCTGTA GTCATGTCGGCGCCCAGTGTGAGATGAAAGACACTTGTCAACACGAAATGGCAGAATGCAGAGACAACTACTGCATGTGCAAGAACGATGGAGACTTTTACGAATTCAGTTTCTG TGAGATCCCTTACATCGGATATGAAATGACGTTACAAATCGCAATCATTGTGTGTATTGTCATTGCAATGTGCCTCCTCCTGGCTTCGGTCTACAGCATCATCAATGT GCGACGACTTCGAGACCTGAGAGAGCTGGCGAGGcaaagacgaggacgaagagctGATAGCGAGATGGGagaa TCTCAGACCATTTCCGAGGACTCTCCTCCAGTTTATGACGAGGTGGTGGGCAATCTGCCGTCTTACCAGGATGCTCTTGCTATG ACTTCAAAACCGAATCCTGCTTTCCAGACCGAGGTTCCTTCGTCCACGGTCGTCGGGGAGACCCAGCGTGATGACACAGCTGAGGCAACGGCGTCTCGAGACCGTGCGAGTGATCAGGAGAGCAACACTTCGTCGGCTGGGTCTCCGAGAGAACCTGATAACGAAGTCGACGACGCAGAGGGTCATAGGACAGAACACCAAACGCATATTCAACAGGCACTTGATACAACGTTAGTCGTTCGGGGAAATGGTCATTCAGAGACCCTCCAGGAACAGTCTTCAGAAGGGAGTCGTCCACAAGAGAGTGAGGATGAAAATGACCCCGAGGAAGTAATTTCTTCGGTGTCTCGTCTTCGCGAGTCTCAGTCAATTCAAACGAGATTTTAA
- the LOC125035368 gene encoding uncharacterized protein LOC125035368 isoform X3, translating to MPNGRRLRTVSSQPRPSSLHNIDDTNSTASRRCTCGDGKCVSYTREFGKGTILYYCGPCSHVGAQCEMKDTCQHEMAECRDNYCMCKNDGDFYEFSFCEIPYIGYEMTLQIAIIVCIVIAMCLLLASVYSIINVRRLRDLRELARQRRGRRADSEMGESQTISEDSPPVYDEVVGNLPSYQDALAMTSKPNPAFQTEVPSSTVVGETQRDDTAEATASRDRASDQESNTSSAGSPREPDNEVDDAEGHRTEHQTHIQQALDTTLVVRGNGHSETLQEQSSEGSRPQESEDENDPEEVISSVSRLRESQSIQTRF from the exons ATGCCAAACGGACGCCGACTGCGCACAGTATCTTCCCAGCCTCGACCTAGCTCTCTCCATA ACATCGATGACACGAACTCTACAGCTTCTCGGAGATGTACCTGTGGCGACGGAAAATGTGTGTCTTATACGAGAGAATTCGGAAAGGGAACCATTCTTTATTACTGCGGCCCCTGTA GTCATGTCGGCGCCCAGTGTGAGATGAAAGACACTTGTCAACACGAAATGGCAGAATGCAGAGACAACTACTGCATGTGCAAGAACGATGGAGACTTTTACGAATTCAGTTTCTG TGAGATCCCTTACATCGGATATGAAATGACGTTACAAATCGCAATCATTGTGTGTATTGTCATTGCAATGTGCCTCCTCCTGGCTTCGGTCTACAGCATCATCAATGT GCGACGACTTCGAGACCTGAGAGAGCTGGCGAGGcaaagacgaggacgaagagctGATAGCGAGATGGGagaa TCTCAGACCATTTCCGAGGACTCTCCTCCAGTTTATGACGAGGTGGTGGGCAATCTGCCGTCTTACCAGGATGCTCTTGCTATG ACTTCAAAACCGAATCCTGCTTTCCAGACCGAGGTTCCTTCGTCCACGGTCGTCGGGGAGACCCAGCGTGATGACACAGCTGAGGCAACGGCGTCTCGAGACCGTGCGAGTGATCAGGAGAGCAACACTTCGTCGGCTGGGTCTCCGAGAGAACCTGATAACGAAGTCGACGACGCAGAGGGTCATAGGACAGAACACCAAACGCATATTCAACAGGCACTTGATACAACGTTAGTCGTTCGGGGAAATGGTCATTCAGAGACCCTCCAGGAACAGTCTTCAGAAGGGAGTCGTCCACAAGAGAGTGAGGATGAAAATGACCCCGAGGAAGTAATTTCTTCGGTGTCTCGTCTTCGCGAGTCTCAGTCAATTCAAACGAGATTTTAA